Part of the Mangifera indica cultivar Alphonso chromosome 4, CATAS_Mindica_2.1, whole genome shotgun sequence genome, GAGTAAAGAGGAAGGGGAAAAGCAAccaaaaattcagaaaagtgTGGAGAGAGATTGAAGGAGAGTGTTGGCTTCTCAAATGCCAAGTGACCATAAAATTGGTGTTAGGAATGAGTATGTAATCTTATAAATCTAATCAATCGAATGCTAATGAATTGTGAAAAGGTTGTATACTAATCAGGTGtaattttgactattttattcaataatgaAATTCAAACCATATTCCCAACAACTTGATATTGTGTGCATTGTCAGGGTGTGACAATAAGAAGACGTGCAACTAAGATACAAAGGGAATTGAGGGCAAGATTTTCTAGCTAGATGAATTTCAGTCATGAAATTTTTAGACTTGATATTGAATATGAAGCTCATTTGAGACTCATAGTAGTTTAACTTTTATCCTTCTCTTGACGGGAATTGGTCGTGGTGCTCCCTTGGCTGGTAGTATTCCTTTAAGCCTTGGGTTTATTTTGGTCACTTATTAATGATTCTAATCACAATTCATCCCACTTAATATCACCTTAGCTGAACTCAtccattttataattaattccCCTAAAACCAAAAAATACACATCTTAAACACATAATTCCAACTTGGAATCATATCACCTTTGCAAGGACCCGTGATAGCCATGCCTTTTCAATCAAAATGAACCTTAGAGCAAAAATAGACCCCAATTCaaagcaaatgaaaattttcatataaaattttctccATAGGtgtatcaattaatttaattataatatacatTCAACTGCatccatcaaaatcaattatctAACAAAATCTTTCCTCTAACTCAATAATTACTTCGGTAATACAACTACCAGCATGCCTTGGTCTTATCTCCATTGCATCTCTCTATCTCTGATCCATTCCCAACAAATAATATACATGGCAGTTATAGTATTTAATGCACACATCTTGTAAGACCATACACACTTAAAACACTAAAATGGAACTAGAAATACATTCAAATATCCATAGTATAAAAACATCCTGGTTCTTTTTACAATTGTATCAGCATCTTCTTACATGTTAAATGTAGAGCTTCAACACTAAGAAATCTGATTGCATCTTTAAAACAATAGACCAGTTGCTGTCCTATAATAACTTGCAAATGAGCTAGTATGCATATAAAAGTGTAGAAGTTCAACTGccttacaaaaaataaaagaaaatatgatgtTCAGAATAAGCTATTAACAAGAGATTAAATTCTGCAAATTAAACCCCAAAGGAGGAAGAATTCTAAAGAATCAAATGTTTCCATTAGCAGCATTATGATTATTTACTAGCATAATATAAACAATCAACACAGTGAAAATGACATAATCAAATAACAATCCTTTACTGCTAAGATAATTAGTGAAGATGATGTGCTAAGATTTTGATAATCAGcatatgacaaaaaaaaaaaggcatgaatcttaatagtttaaatataaaaaaccaaGACTAACCATTTTTGAGATCACATTTCCAAGAGTGTCAGCAGACTCTTTCACTGTGCTATCATCATCAGGAATTGCATCTGCTTCCGAAGGAATGGACTTAGGCATTCCTTCAATCACATGAACCTCAGTATCATCTACAACAGAGACATAGTTAGTCACTGTATCCACATTATCTCTATTCACAGCGGTAGAAGCTTGCACAACTACACTCTGGCTCTGGCTCTCACTTTCTTCCTTAATGCTACGAGATGCATGACTATTAGATGATCTGTTTTCTAATTCAGACCCAGAAGGAAAAATTGGAGTTGCTATTTCACCAGAGACTCTATCATACAAAACTTCCAAAGAATTACAAACATTTTCTACCCCCAGTTTGGCTTCAACAACTGTCCTAACTTGGTCATTATCATTTCTTTCAGAATTGCCTTCAAATGCTCTGCTATTTTCTACTTTTACACTATATTCAGAATCATCCCCAGTCATGGTAACTGGACTTGAAATTTCACCATTAGCATTCCTACTACAATCTTGGTCAGAATATGCATCAACATAATCAGAAATATCGTTTTCACTTTCATTGCGAGTGACTTGATCACGTGTTTCCACTCGTCTCTTAACACGATGGACgacttttttacttaaaatatcaCCATTACGACCTTCCTCTTCCAGATTCTCTACTTTACCTGATACTTTTGCTTCATCCTCTTTGTACGCTGGCGGTTTTTCTACTTGCACATTTCTTCTATCTCCAAACCGAAACAAAACGCTACCGTCTGAAcactctaataatataaaagaaaaaaattaatgtccTATAATGAAAGAGAAAGCTTCAAATAGCGAATCTAAAGCAGAGCATACCAGAAGTTGAAACAATACAAAAATCCGGCGATGAAGAATTGTGATCAGAGCAGGAAATGGATTGATAACGAAATCTTCTTTTGGGAGAAGAAATAATTAAGAGTGGTTTTGGAGAAAACTTGAACATGTGATGCGTTAAAGAGAGCGTTGGAAACCAATTGAGGCTCAACCTCGTTGAGGTCGCTTCCACCGAAGCAAATAAGAAGAGATCAGCACCCATGAGACGAGAGAAACCAGATgataattatttcaaatttcaaatttcaggttTCAtgttattcaatataatttggATAATTCAATTTCCAGATGTCATATCATTGCATGCGCTGGATAAATCTTGAAGGGGCACAAATACTCCTAATTCACACatttttttcccacccaaagtattttctaaatctattttattatctcttaattttgaaaatctcatttatccactcataaataattaaaattaacagaactctatcttttaaaattttatttctttttcccaccctaaaaactaataattttcaacataggccaaattttaaaaaatagcatttccctcttagggtttggttttcaaaatccGATACTATCTCTGACGGTCCTCTACCAGcatctcttttctcttccttcggTGATCACTCTCTCACCATTTTCTCCTCTGGTTGATGATCCTAAACCCAACAAGAGATGATGTTTCatcaaaaaaaatgaaacataacATCAACTCCTTAATGAAGATGAGATCTCTTATTTTCATCGGGGAAGACAAAGTTAGTTTTGTCTTTCGATGAAGCTGAGTTATTTTCGACATCAATCGATGTCGTCCAATCTTTCAAACTAGAGAAGGTTGACCATCAAAGGGAGAGGAGACATGGGGAGATATTTGTTGTCAAAGATGGTGTCAGATTTGATACCAGAGATCtataaactaaaccttaggggagaactatcattttttaaaacttagattaaagaaaaaaatttagtttttaaagtttaggagagagaaaaaaaataaattttagtttatttttaatattacaaataaaattataattttactcctaaaaccgttaattttaaccatttataggtgtatatttgatattttcaaaattaaaagatggaaacaaaataagaggatactttgggtggggcaaagtgctttggccttttaataaactaatactttaattaattaaaaacaacgGCAAATTGTTGAAATAATGAATTCTCGGTGCTAAgatttgtaaaaattaaataattatttgtaaagaaaaattattattatataaatcaagtggcgtcaaaaatatatatttttttaaaaaggatGGTAGAGCAATAAAATACAGTTTTAATATTGCCCAggtatattttatttgtatattgaCACAAgacatttattaatattttgtcatttattaCATAGCAAAAAGtatcttcaaataaaataattaatattttggaATTGTCCTTTGAACTGtattgcatattttattttttaatattaaatatttaatactaatatttcttcaaatttcttgTAAGATTATTAGATTAATGAATGAGTTTTAGATGAATTTAATGAATAGTAAAAATAACAAATGGAAGGCATTCTATTATGAAAGATTTTGCATATGCATGTTTATTGGAAGATGATAGTGATGATGTAAAGATACATAATGAGATTTGGGTCATGGATTACTTAATTATGTTGGTAAATTGCagtaaattagtaaatataaattagcaAGCCACGAGCACAGTTGAGCCTCTATGGTTACTAGATCATATGGATACCAAGAAACAGACCTACGTTTAGTACTAATAGCAACTTATTTATGACCTCTTTCCATCAATGAAAAATGAAGAAGTTGCCCACGTAGGTATATctaacaacaataaaactatgtatatctatttttgatacacaatttgtgtacacaaatgaggtgttatcatatgattggatgtttctttatcatatgatgacacatgttttaaaatcacgtaattacatgataacacatcactgtgtacatgaattgtgtaccaaaatgggtacacatagcattgctcatctaacaaacaccctatgtgtgttttgtatgtttgtgaattaatcgTATTATAGAATGATTTAAAATGGGGTTTTACGGAACGTTtgttgttaaattaatttttaaaatttgtaattcaatTGCCAAAGACCACAAAATCCCTGTAGTGGTATGAAAGCCACCCTCGAGGGATTAATTCACAAAAGATTGTACttgtgaatttattttattcaattgcATAATATTTGTTGATATCAGATATCTGTAATTTGTAAATTAGtgttataaaaattgttaaagcAATTTTGTAATTGATACATTGAGAACGTAAATTGGTGTcgattttattaagtttttgttCCTTAATTTTGTTGGATATtgttaaaatgaatatacaggctattaaaaaaaatatggttgatTGGCTATCGATTGCATGTAGTTGCACAAAATCGTCTTCAAATTATGTTGTTGCGTGTTTTGAAGGTTATTGCTAGTGTGAGGATGGTTTATGTGTCATTTTACCTCACCCCAGTGTTAAGGTTTGTCAAAATTCTTAGATTCTCCATCAAAGTGTTTCAACTACTTGATAGATAAACATGTCAGGAACGCTTTTACACACAACTATGCATAGGTGGTACCTAGTGTAGGTGCATGCTATAACGAGCAATACCTTTTCTCCGTATTTGAGTTTTCTAGGGATGGCAAGGTTGGACACTCCTTATGTCAGCCATGCCTATGCCTATGCCATGAATGGCATGGCTAGATACTCTTTGTGCCAACCATGCCATGTTTTTCCTAAGGATGGCATGGTTGGACACTTCTCATGCCAGTTGTGCCAATATTGTCCTAAGAATGGTATGGTCGTGCATGGTCGGCGTGGGCGACGCCAAATTGTTCTACAAGCCATGCACACTTTTGgaatt contains:
- the LOC123214547 gene encoding probable protein phosphatase 2C BIPP2C1 isoform X1, with the translated sequence MGADLFLFASVEATSTRLSLNWFPTLSLTHHMFKFSPKPLLIISSPKRRFRYQSISCSDHNSSSPDFCIVSTSECSDGSVLFRFGDRRNVQVEKPPAYKEDEAKVSGKVENLEEEGRNGDILSKKVVHRVKRRVETRDQVTRNESENDISDYVDAYSDQDCSRNANGEISSPVTMTGDDSEYSVKVENSRAFEGNSERNDNDQVRTVVEAKLGVENVCNSLEVLYDRVSGEIATPIFPSGSELENRSSNSHASRSIKEESESQSQSVVVQASTAVNRDNVDTVTNYVSVVDDTEVHVIEGMPKSIPSEADAIPDDDSTVKESADTLGNVISKMVEEITDGDHPSVNTTMLSISDAVVLQSVEHTLKRKEMPTEELYLSSGAALLQRPAKALTGGHDAYFVACQNWLGIADGVGQWSLEGIKAGLYAQEFMENCEKIVSESQNTSMTDPVKVLTRSAAETQSPGSTTVLVAYFDGQTFHAANIGDSGFVIIRHGTVFKRSSPMVHEFNFPLQIERGDDPSKLAEVHKIDLIEGDVIVTGTDGLFDNLFEQEIALIATRSLQDGFKAQEIAESLAMRAQEVGKSESARSPFANAAQAAGYIGYNGGKLDDVSIIVSLVEKRSTSH